A single window of Martelella sp. NC20 DNA harbors:
- a CDS encoding Crp/Fnr family transcriptional regulator, protein MLDLTREKAVQVMSQGPWLANMTAPFRTELMRRAHLQKFAPGQIVYRYGHPAGGMYGLVTGSLTINSAPPDATPRLVHLGMPGTWTGEGPFLTGQPRRVELKALGGALMMHVPLDALDQMAARDAGVSRAIGMNTAFTVDILIRIIHDLQKRNVGCRIASVLERAGWLGDMPIPLSQGDLGVMANASRQQVNMAMQRFAAAGWVNSTYRSITVIDPQALRQFSEGGDSE, encoded by the coding sequence ATGTTGGATTTGACGCGAGAAAAGGCAGTGCAAGTCATGAGCCAGGGTCCCTGGCTCGCGAATATGACCGCGCCTTTCCGGACAGAACTAATGCGCCGTGCGCATTTGCAGAAGTTTGCTCCCGGTCAGATAGTCTACCGGTATGGTCATCCGGCCGGGGGGATGTACGGGCTTGTCACCGGCTCCCTTACCATCAATTCGGCGCCACCCGACGCAACCCCTCGTTTGGTCCATCTCGGAATGCCGGGCACATGGACGGGCGAAGGTCCCTTCTTGACCGGCCAGCCACGCAGGGTCGAGTTGAAGGCCCTTGGCGGTGCCTTGATGATGCATGTGCCGCTCGACGCTCTGGACCAGATGGCGGCTCGCGATGCTGGCGTATCGCGGGCGATCGGAATGAACACCGCGTTCACCGTTGATATTCTTATTCGGATTATTCACGACTTACAAAAGCGCAATGTGGGCTGCAGAATCGCGTCCGTGCTTGAGCGGGCCGGTTGGCTCGGCGATATGCCAATCCCGTTGTCTCAAGGTGACCTTGGCGTCATGGCGAATGCTTCACGGCAGCAGGTCAACATGGCAATGCAGCGTTTCGCTGCAGCCGGCTGGGTGAACTCCACTTATCGATCAATCACCGTCATCGATCCGCAGGCACTGCGGCAATTCTCCGAAGGCGGCGACTCAGAATAA
- a CDS encoding LysR family transcriptional regulator: MDLVRCMQAFVTTVQAGSMSAASVALGQSPAMVGQHIAALEERLGTRLLNRTTRRQSLTDFGSSYFEQCRDILDRIALAEEAAELQRTRIQGRLRITAPTTFGAEALMPALSGYRTAAPDVELDIILTDRNVDLVEEGFDVAFRIGTMSDNSMIARPLTPYRMVICAAPGYLADKGTPSHPSELDGHEAIAFTPSARSPWRFTRGEEDVRVTPTRMITVNSGQAVRVAACAGLGIIMQPEILLKRDIEAGFLARLFPDWGLGERPMWLLYYRDRRMTPRLRSFISFAVATFGRDGELVAQ, from the coding sequence ATGGATCTTGTGCGCTGCATGCAGGCGTTCGTTACAACGGTGCAGGCTGGCTCCATGAGCGCTGCATCGGTGGCTCTTGGACAATCGCCCGCGATGGTTGGGCAGCACATTGCAGCTCTGGAAGAGCGCCTTGGCACCCGGCTCCTAAACCGAACAACACGCCGCCAGAGCCTGACGGATTTTGGTTCCAGCTACTTTGAGCAATGCCGCGACATCCTTGACAGGATCGCGCTTGCCGAAGAAGCGGCCGAGTTGCAGCGGACACGGATTCAAGGCCGGTTGCGCATCACCGCGCCCACGACGTTTGGCGCGGAAGCCTTGATGCCAGCGCTCTCCGGCTATCGAACTGCTGCGCCGGACGTCGAACTCGACATCATCTTGACCGATCGGAACGTCGATCTCGTCGAGGAAGGCTTTGATGTTGCGTTCCGCATCGGCACGATGTCGGACAACAGCATGATCGCGAGACCGCTAACGCCCTATCGCATGGTGATCTGCGCCGCACCGGGCTACCTCGCGGATAAGGGCACGCCCTCGCATCCAAGCGAACTGGACGGTCACGAGGCCATCGCCTTCACGCCCTCGGCGCGTTCGCCCTGGCGGTTCACGCGAGGCGAGGAAGATGTACGGGTCACGCCGACCCGAATGATCACGGTGAACAGCGGCCAGGCGGTTCGTGTTGCGGCGTGTGCCGGGCTCGGTATCATCATGCAGCCGGAAATCTTGTTGAAACGCGATATAGAAGCAGGCTTCCTCGCCCGGCTTTTCCCAGATTGGGGTCTTGGCGAGCGCCCCATGTGGCTGCTTTATTATCGCGATCGACGTATGACGCCTCGACTGCGTAGCTTTATTTCCTTTGCTGTTGCGACTTTCGGCCGCGACGGCGAACTTGTCGCTCAATAG
- a CDS encoding DUF1214 domain-containing protein produces MLLARLNFSTIAAAALLAALPAAADPILVNSDNFVRAESDLYFSGIAANGGFGKFDHTREMAPLDKQTVIRLNRDTLYSSAVFDLDAGPVTITVPDTGSRFVSLLVIDEDHYAHGVYYGAGSYTLTRKDIGTRYVVAAFRFFADPNNAEDMKKVHALQDAVTVRQAAEGSFEIPEWDGKSRDKTRRALLDLGALLPDTAKMFGSRDEVDPVRHLIGAALGWGGNPDKEALYLNVTPEKNDGKNVYRLTAKDVPVKDFWSVTVYNTDGFFTPNELNAYSLNNVTAQKSADGSITIQFGGCDGKIANCLPTPEGWNYMVRLYRPETQILDGSWRFPVAEEVK; encoded by the coding sequence ATGCTTCTTGCTAGATTAAACTTCTCGACAATTGCGGCGGCGGCGCTGCTTGCTGCCTTGCCTGCCGCCGCCGATCCAATCCTCGTCAATAGCGACAACTTCGTCCGCGCAGAGAGCGACCTTTACTTTTCCGGCATCGCCGCCAATGGCGGCTTCGGCAAGTTCGACCATACGCGCGAAATGGCACCGCTTGACAAGCAGACAGTCATTCGCCTGAACCGGGATACTCTCTATTCCTCGGCCGTCTTCGATCTGGATGCGGGGCCGGTGACTATTACCGTGCCGGATACCGGCAGCCGGTTCGTGTCGCTCCTTGTGATCGATGAGGACCACTACGCCCATGGTGTATATTACGGGGCTGGTTCATATACCTTGACGCGCAAGGACATAGGGACCCGTTATGTCGTGGCGGCCTTCCGTTTTTTTGCCGATCCCAACAACGCCGAAGACATGAAGAAGGTTCATGCGCTCCAGGATGCGGTTACGGTCAGGCAGGCAGCAGAGGGTAGTTTCGAGATTCCCGAGTGGGACGGCAAAAGCCGGGACAAGACCCGCCGCGCGCTCCTGGATCTCGGCGCTTTGCTCCCGGACACCGCGAAGATGTTCGGATCGCGCGACGAGGTAGATCCGGTCCGGCATCTGATTGGAGCAGCACTTGGATGGGGAGGAAATCCTGACAAGGAAGCGCTCTATCTCAACGTGACGCCGGAAAAGAACGATGGCAAGAACGTTTATCGGCTGACCGCGAAGGATGTTCCGGTCAAGGATTTTTGGTCGGTCACGGTCTACAACACGGACGGCTTCTTCACGCCGAACGAGTTGAATGCCTACTCGCTGAACAATGTGACCGCGCAGAAGAGCGCGGATGGCTCGATCACGATCCAGTTCGGAGGCTGCGACGGCAAGATCGCCAACTGCCTGCCGACGCCCGAGGGCTGGAACTACATGGTCCGTCTGTATCGGCCCGAGACGCAAATTCTCGATGGAAGCTGGAGATTCCCCGTTGCCGAGGAAGTGAAATGA
- a CDS encoding ABC transporter permease translates to MTTTAIAVDDRKVIIASRGYWAGVWQRLSRDAVSMICLAVLVAMILAAVFAPLIAQSDPSIGSVTSRLKPVGTPGHILGTDELGRDMLTRLLYGGRMSLTMGILPVVMALLIGGSLGTIAGFAGGLTNAIIMRAADILFAFPSVLLAVAVTGALGAGFFNTLLALTVVLIPPLIRISESATTQVRSLDFVEAARASGAAALTIIRVHILGNIMGPVLVYASSLLSVSIILAAGLSFIGLGAQPPTAEWGLMLNTLRNAIYSQPLIAALPGVMIFIVSLSFNLLSDGLRSAMDVK, encoded by the coding sequence ATGACCACCACAGCTATTGCAGTCGATGACCGAAAGGTCATCATCGCCTCTCGCGGCTATTGGGCCGGCGTGTGGCAGAGACTTTCCCGCGACGCCGTCTCGATGATTTGCCTTGCCGTTCTTGTGGCAATGATCCTCGCAGCCGTATTCGCCCCGCTTATCGCGCAGAGCGATCCATCAATCGGCAGCGTGACCAGCCGGTTGAAGCCAGTTGGCACGCCCGGCCATATCCTGGGCACGGACGAACTGGGACGCGACATGCTCACGCGCCTGCTCTATGGCGGCCGCATGTCGCTCACAATGGGCATACTGCCGGTCGTGATGGCTTTGCTGATCGGGGGGAGCCTCGGCACCATTGCCGGTTTTGCCGGCGGGTTGACCAATGCGATCATCATGCGCGCTGCCGATATCCTGTTCGCCTTTCCCTCGGTTCTTCTCGCTGTTGCCGTCACCGGGGCGCTTGGCGCAGGCTTTTTCAACACGCTCCTTGCGCTCACCGTCGTGCTGATTCCTCCTTTGATCCGGATTTCGGAGAGCGCCACGACACAGGTGCGTTCGCTTGATTTTGTCGAGGCGGCACGCGCCAGTGGGGCGGCTGCCTTGACCATCATCCGCGTCCATATCCTGGGCAACATCATGGGGCCGGTGCTGGTCTATGCCTCGAGCCTCCTCTCGGTCTCGATCATTCTGGCGGCGGGCCTCTCCTTTATCGGACTGGGCGCGCAGCCCCCAACCGCGGAATGGGGCCTGATGCTCAATACGCTGCGAAACGCCATCTACAGTCAGCCCCTGATCGCCGCGCTGCCGGGCGTCATGATCTTCATCGTCTCCCTGAGCTTCAACCTGCTGTCCGACGGACTGCGCAGCGCCATGGATGTCAAATGA
- a CDS encoding DUF1254 domain-containing protein → MKRRTFLAGTTALIVLPSVPVFAQEDIKAVAREAYIYTYPMVKNYLTMYQYALEPGGSQYKGPLNTLVSIARVYTPEDTAIITPNSDTPYSFIVFDLRAEPVVVTMPPIEKNRYYSLQLIDLYTNNVDYPGTRVDGNGGGDFLITGPGWKGEVPKGIKRVIEMPTTLAIGIVRTQLFSSDDLGKVKEIQAGYKAQLLSGYAGTPAPDAPPSIDWMPISDELMVTNYWSLAAFLLQFAPSYPGDEAQRENLAKLDIREGVTWPGADLSSETVALMKEVPVATEKEIRDEAARLTDSSKIFGTPEFMKGQYMTRAAAAQGGIYGNTVQEALYVIYAFDAQKVLLDGKTGKYTLTFTPERLPPVDAFWSLTMYDRPKQLLVANPIDRYLINSAMLADLKKNDKGEIVLYLQHESPGPELESNWLPAPAEIFYVVKRLYLPRAEALDGRWAPPPIEALP, encoded by the coding sequence ATGAAGCGTCGCACGTTTCTTGCAGGCACCACCGCATTGATAGTGCTGCCGTCAGTTCCGGTTTTCGCGCAGGAAGACATCAAGGCTGTCGCCCGCGAAGCTTACATCTACACCTATCCGATGGTGAAGAACTACCTCACCATGTATCAATACGCACTGGAGCCGGGCGGCAGCCAATATAAGGGGCCGCTCAACACTCTGGTCAGCATCGCCAGGGTATACACGCCTGAAGATACGGCAATCATCACGCCGAATTCCGACACGCCCTATTCCTTCATCGTCTTCGATCTGAGGGCGGAGCCCGTCGTTGTGACAATGCCGCCAATCGAGAAGAACCGCTATTATTCGCTGCAATTGATCGACCTCTACACCAACAATGTCGACTATCCGGGAACGCGAGTTGACGGCAATGGAGGCGGCGACTTCCTGATTACCGGCCCGGGCTGGAAGGGCGAGGTGCCGAAGGGCATCAAGCGGGTGATCGAAATGCCCACTACGCTCGCCATTGGCATCGTCAGGACGCAGCTCTTCTCGTCCGACGATCTCGGCAAGGTGAAGGAGATCCAGGCTGGCTACAAGGCACAATTGCTTTCCGGCTATGCCGGTACGCCGGCCCCCGATGCTCCGCCGTCGATCGACTGGATGCCGATCTCTGACGAGTTGATGGTCACGAATTACTGGTCGCTTGCAGCCTTCCTGCTGCAATTCGCCCCATCTTATCCGGGTGATGAGGCGCAGCGGGAAAACCTCGCCAAGCTCGATATCCGGGAAGGTGTAACGTGGCCTGGGGCGGATCTTTCATCCGAAACTGTGGCGCTGATGAAAGAGGTGCCGGTCGCAACGGAAAAGGAGATACGCGACGAGGCTGCCCGGCTGACGGATTCGTCCAAAATATTCGGTACGCCTGAATTCATGAAGGGCCAATACATGACACGCGCCGCGGCGGCGCAAGGCGGAATCTATGGCAATACCGTGCAGGAGGCGCTTTATGTCATCTATGCCTTCGATGCACAAAAGGTGCTACTTGACGGTAAGACAGGAAAATACACCCTGACCTTCACCCCGGAGAGGCTTCCACCGGTCGATGCCTTCTGGTCGCTGACCATGTATGACAGGCCCAAACAACTCCTTGTCGCCAACCCCATCGACCGTTACTTGATCAACTCGGCGATGCTTGCTGACCTCAAGAAAAACGACAAGGGCGAGATCGTTCTCTACCTGCAGCATGAAAGCCCAGGACCGGAACTGGAATCGAACTGGCTGCCAGCCCCCGCCGAAATCTTCTATGTGGTCAAGAGGCTCTATCTGCCGAGGGCGGAGGCGCTCGACGGACGCTGGGCGCCGCCGCCGATCGAAGCTCTTCCGTGA
- a CDS encoding MurR/RpiR family transcriptional regulator has protein sequence MSPENNPAFLTRVRNQLADMHPAERRLAEFVLTFPGEIASYSASELARLANVSNATISRFIQRLGYVNYDDARRRVRAEKEGGAAIFLGATNADTPDQRLASHLEQAQANLNRTFATISMPEIDAVATAMIEARRVWITGFRTGQPFASYLRWQTLQAIDQVYLFPGPGETLAEYLTSIEAGDVLILFGLKRRTASFGALLKQVVRSKAKILLISDESLERRSDVDWHVQCQTPAPGPLFNHAAVLAYCHVLATRVVELSGKPGRKRLSAIEVAHDLLDEL, from the coding sequence ATGTCGCCGGAAAACAACCCTGCCTTCCTCACCAGGGTGCGCAACCAGCTTGCGGACATGCATCCTGCCGAGCGGCGACTTGCCGAGTTCGTACTGACATTTCCGGGCGAGATTGCCAGCTATTCGGCCTCGGAGTTGGCGCGGCTGGCCAATGTCTCCAATGCGACCATCTCCCGCTTCATCCAGCGCCTGGGATACGTCAACTACGACGATGCGCGCCGCCGCGTGCGGGCAGAGAAGGAGGGTGGCGCCGCCATCTTTCTCGGAGCCACGAATGCGGACACGCCCGATCAGAGGCTCGCTTCGCATCTGGAACAGGCGCAGGCCAACCTCAATCGCACCTTCGCGACCATCTCCATGCCGGAGATCGATGCCGTCGCTACCGCGATGATTGAGGCGAGGCGGGTCTGGATCACCGGCTTTCGGACCGGACAGCCCTTTGCCAGCTATTTGCGCTGGCAGACGCTGCAGGCGATCGACCAAGTCTACCTTTTTCCCGGTCCCGGCGAGACACTGGCGGAATATCTGACGAGTATCGAAGCCGGCGACGTCCTGATCCTGTTCGGCCTCAAGCGTCGCACGGCCTCCTTCGGGGCCCTGTTGAAACAGGTCGTGCGCTCAAAGGCGAAAATCCTTTTGATCAGCGACGAGTCGCTGGAGCGCCGCAGTGACGTCGATTGGCATGTCCAGTGCCAGACGCCTGCGCCCGGCCCGCTGTTCAACCACGCAGCGGTGTTGGCCTATTGCCATGTGCTGGCTACCCGTGTGGTCGAACTCTCGGGCAAGCCTGGCCGCAAAAGGCTCTCCGCCATCGAAGTGGCGCATGATCTGCTGGATGAACTTTAG
- a CDS encoding AbrB/MazE/SpoVT family DNA-binding domain-containing protein has protein sequence MQSVKITTVGASSGVILTKEIMAHLKVKKGDTLYLTETADGGYRLTPYNPEFVRQMEIADQIMHDDREVLLSRISAYLSAPV, from the coding sequence ATGCAGAGTGTGAAGATTACGACGGTTGGCGCATCGTCCGGCGTCATTCTCACCAAGGAAATAATGGCGCATCTGAAGGTTAAGAAGGGAGATACGCTCTATCTGACCGAAACAGCAGATGGAGGCTATCGCCTTACGCCTTATAATCCGGAATTCGTGCGCCAGATGGAAATCGCCGACCAAATTATGCATGACGACCGCGAGGTATTGCTTTCAAGGATTTCGGCATATCTTTCAGCTCCAGTTTGA
- a CDS encoding ABC transporter ATP-binding protein → MMEQTPSSPRYILEIARTTKHFPVSGGGFGRPPKTVQAVSDVSFRIPEGTTLGIVGESGCGKSTTARLIMGLIDMDQGDILYNDRPVGRSAAETKAFRRQVQMVFQDSSASLNPRLTIEASIMFGPLVHGEAADKARRHAYELLERVGLDPARFAGRYPHELSGGQRQRVNIARALALGPKVVIFDESVSALDKSIEAQVLNLLIDLKRELNLTYIFISHDLNVVRYISDNVMVMYLGKVVEYGPSETLFAGSSHPYTRALLASMPSLDPENRTQAAPVSGDPPSPIDPPAACRFHPRCALARPTCSSTAPELYEAGEEHVAACHRNDAQSPYWVEGEPA, encoded by the coding sequence ATGATGGAACAGACCCCAAGCTCCCCTCGCTACATTCTCGAAATCGCACGAACGACCAAGCATTTTCCGGTGTCCGGCGGCGGCTTTGGCCGTCCACCCAAGACGGTGCAGGCCGTGTCCGATGTCAGCTTCCGCATACCGGAAGGCACGACGCTCGGCATCGTCGGAGAATCCGGCTGCGGCAAGTCGACGACAGCCCGTCTCATCATGGGCTTGATCGATATGGATCAAGGCGACATCCTGTACAATGATCGGCCAGTCGGCCGATCGGCGGCTGAAACCAAGGCCTTCCGCCGTCAGGTGCAGATGGTGTTCCAGGATTCCTCCGCTTCGCTCAATCCGCGCCTCACCATCGAGGCCTCGATCATGTTCGGGCCGCTCGTGCATGGCGAGGCTGCCGACAAGGCGCGGCGCCATGCCTATGAATTGCTCGAGCGCGTGGGGCTTGATCCCGCCCGCTTCGCCGGTCGCTATCCGCATGAACTCTCGGGCGGTCAGCGCCAGCGCGTCAACATCGCCCGGGCTCTCGCGTTGGGACCAAAGGTGGTGATCTTCGACGAGTCAGTCTCGGCGCTCGACAAATCCATCGAAGCGCAGGTGCTGAACCTGCTGATCGATCTGAAGCGAGAGCTGAACCTTACCTATATCTTCATCTCCCATGACCTGAACGTGGTGCGCTATATCAGCGACAATGTCATGGTGATGTATCTCGGCAAGGTCGTCGAATATGGGCCGTCCGAGACGCTGTTCGCCGGGTCGTCCCATCCCTATACACGGGCACTTCTTGCTTCCATGCCGAGCCTCGACCCCGAGAACCGGACGCAGGCCGCTCCGGTGTCAGGCGATCCGCCCAGCCCCATTGACCCGCCGGCCGCCTGTCGTTTCCACCCGCGCTGCGCTCTGGCCCGGCCAACCTGTTCAAGCACTGCTCCCGAGCTATACGAGGCCGGGGAGGAGCATGTCGCAGCGTGCCATCGCAATGATGCGCAATCGCCTTACTGGGTCGAAGGAGAACCCGCATGA
- a CDS encoding SDR family NAD(P)-dependent oxidoreductase has product MTLARFAGKTIVITGAGTGMGRATAIRLSKEGARSVLVGRRSEPLEQLAGEIIADGGSALAIACDIGSETAVRAMVQQAIDTNGRIDGLFANAGVLGAFKPLVETEVANFKELVATNMLGTFLSLKHCLPYLEGGAIVINASWTVNSVMPGAGAYAASKGALIAMMHTLAMEQGSRNIRVNSVSPGIILTPMADEVLDPAFSARLAAHTPLRRNGTPEDVTGTVAWLLSEDARFVSGQDIVVDGGFTLGGPRL; this is encoded by the coding sequence ATGACGCTCGCGCGGTTTGCCGGAAAAACAATCGTTATCACAGGTGCGGGAACAGGTATGGGGCGCGCAACGGCGATCCGCCTGTCAAAGGAGGGCGCGCGAAGCGTTCTCGTTGGGCGACGATCAGAACCTCTTGAGCAGTTGGCTGGTGAGATCATTGCCGATGGCGGATCGGCCTTGGCCATCGCTTGCGACATAGGCAGCGAGACGGCTGTCCGCGCCATGGTTCAGCAGGCGATTGACACGAACGGCCGCATCGACGGCTTGTTCGCCAATGCAGGTGTTCTGGGCGCGTTCAAACCGCTCGTCGAAACAGAGGTAGCGAATTTCAAGGAACTGGTCGCCACGAACATGCTGGGGACGTTCCTCAGCCTCAAGCATTGCCTGCCCTATCTCGAAGGCGGCGCAATCGTCATCAACGCCTCATGGACCGTGAACAGCGTTATGCCCGGCGCTGGTGCCTATGCGGCCAGCAAGGGCGCGCTCATCGCCATGATGCACACGCTCGCGATGGAGCAAGGATCGAGAAACATTCGGGTCAATAGCGTAAGCCCCGGAATCATCCTGACGCCGATGGCCGATGAGGTGCTCGATCCAGCGTTTTCGGCCCGACTTGCCGCCCACACTCCCCTTCGCCGAAACGGAACACCGGAAGATGTGACGGGAACAGTCGCATGGCTTCTGTCTGAGGATGCACGGTTTGTCTCGGGGCAAGACATCGTGGTGGATGGCGGCTTCACGCTTGGAGGCCCGCGCCTATGA
- a CDS encoding alpha/beta hydrolase — protein sequence MPDFAPMTSPSSIFRQHIARLAEIPTLFKATALPLHWDRDEPGVFDARRQLEIRQFLYTFLPDFGLPGAVFDAGGCKVLSVDETEKLPEKLALPESNDDGVAFRACNGRLVVLFNLRRYWPAAPDGALWLALELERAFVEELIVTSGAGLTNSEYQLLACLLAGLDLKEAAVALNTSYDTKRKQLQVIFQKFDVASQAALTRTLSIRLLGYFTEAFGRRSPASPERALLRRHYGRDVLVHSVALENGTELPVWEFGDRKGKPCLYFHSLLSPTVLCDDKIRILNRNGLRWLVVPRFFSPGASGADPSRFLETQTEAVAEYISHFVGGPVTCVATNSGISWAVHFAARFPELTDCLMLAGVPYPPSMASGSTNRGLQSALTNVSRKNPHVLAALVRAYAAIARKPELAGRAYRHGYRESPADLAVIERYLETGWALDWLSLIAERSTTSIVADLTINQRDWAAQAKKLPVPVSLLQGGQDKMCPPEVASELATQIAAPLAVVPDAGHLLVASHFELLAAHLRDAPSERCAEVKTSDEGTGEKQACTSGV from the coding sequence ATGCCGGACTTTGCACCGATGACCTCACCAAGCTCGATTTTCAGGCAGCACATCGCGCGTCTCGCCGAAATTCCGACGCTTTTCAAAGCGACGGCGCTTCCACTGCACTGGGATCGCGACGAGCCGGGCGTTTTTGATGCTCGCAGGCAACTGGAGATCCGGCAGTTTCTTTACACGTTTCTGCCTGATTTCGGCCTTCCCGGCGCTGTCTTCGACGCTGGCGGCTGCAAGGTTTTGAGTGTCGATGAAACCGAAAAACTGCCAGAGAAGCTGGCGCTGCCTGAAAGCAATGACGACGGCGTCGCCTTTCGCGCATGCAATGGCAGACTGGTTGTGCTGTTCAATTTGAGGCGCTATTGGCCCGCTGCGCCGGATGGTGCGCTGTGGCTGGCGCTCGAACTCGAGCGCGCCTTTGTCGAAGAGTTGATCGTCACTTCGGGCGCAGGCCTTACCAACAGTGAATACCAACTGCTTGCCTGCCTGCTGGCTGGCCTTGACCTGAAGGAAGCGGCCGTAGCGCTCAATACCTCTTATGATACCAAGCGCAAGCAGTTGCAGGTCATCTTCCAGAAATTCGACGTCGCCAGTCAGGCGGCGCTCACACGTACGCTCTCCATCCGTCTGCTGGGGTATTTCACCGAGGCATTCGGGCGCAGGTCGCCGGCCAGTCCGGAGCGGGCGTTGCTCAGGCGGCATTATGGCCGCGATGTTCTCGTTCACTCGGTGGCGCTGGAAAACGGCACGGAACTGCCGGTCTGGGAATTTGGCGACCGGAAAGGAAAGCCCTGCCTTTATTTCCACAGCCTGCTTTCTCCGACCGTGCTCTGCGACGACAAGATAAGGATTCTCAACCGCAACGGGCTGCGCTGGCTGGTTGTGCCGCGTTTTTTTTCTCCCGGAGCGTCAGGCGCCGACCCTTCGCGCTTTCTGGAAACCCAGACCGAAGCCGTCGCGGAATATATCAGCCACTTCGTTGGCGGCCCGGTGACATGCGTGGCGACAAACTCCGGCATCTCTTGGGCGGTCCATTTCGCGGCGCGTTTTCCCGAACTGACCGATTGCCTGATGCTTGCCGGCGTGCCCTATCCGCCCTCCATGGCTTCAGGGTCCACAAATCGCGGGCTTCAGAGTGCACTCACAAATGTCTCGCGAAAAAACCCGCACGTTCTCGCCGCTCTTGTCAGGGCCTATGCGGCCATTGCGCGTAAACCCGAGCTTGCCGGGCGCGCCTATCGCCACGGCTATCGCGAATCGCCTGCCGACCTTGCGGTGATAGAACGCTATCTCGAAACCGGGTGGGCGCTGGACTGGCTGTCCCTGATTGCCGAGCGTTCAACGACAAGCATCGTGGCCGATCTGACCATTAATCAGCGCGATTGGGCCGCGCAGGCAAAAAAGCTCCCGGTGCCAGTGTCGCTTCTGCAGGGGGGGCAGGACAAAATGTGTCCTCCCGAAGTCGCTTCCGAGCTGGCAACACAGATAGCCGCGCCCCTTGCCGTCGTACCGGACGCCGGCCACCTTCTCGTCGCCAGCCATTTTGAACTTCTGGCCGCACATTTGCGCGACGCCCCATCGGAACGGTGCGCGGAAGTCAAAACTTCGGACGAGGGAACCGGCGAAAAGCAAGCCTGCACCTCTGGCGTTTGA
- a CDS encoding ABC transporter permease, translating into MFVYILERVAYAVPVTLAVSVICFLLVHMAPGDPLSLVLPSDANQALINATMTKYGLDQPLPTQYLFWLGNVLRGDFGTSIATGRPVVTEIANALVYSLVLALVAATIGFVVGTVLGTVAGYWNGTVIDKLASAVAISGVSVPHYWLGIVLVVVFSVNLNLLPAMGAGEAWGVDRLRFMVLPALTLAAMPAGIITRSVRALVADTLNKDFVTALEAKGLNQGTIFLHVVKNAAPTAIAVIGVQLGYLMAGSILVETVFSWPGTGLLLNTAILQRDIPLLQGTILVLALIFVALNLLVDIVQPLFDPRMKRA; encoded by the coding sequence ATGTTCGTCTACATCCTGGAACGCGTCGCCTATGCAGTACCGGTCACACTGGCGGTCAGCGTCATCTGTTTTCTTCTGGTTCATATGGCACCGGGGGACCCCCTTTCCCTCGTGCTGCCATCTGATGCCAATCAGGCGCTAATCAATGCCACAATGACCAAATATGGCCTCGATCAACCCCTCCCGACCCAATATCTTTTCTGGCTCGGTAATGTACTGAGGGGTGATTTCGGGACATCGATCGCAACGGGCCGGCCCGTCGTCACCGAAATCGCCAACGCCCTTGTCTATTCGCTGGTTCTGGCGCTGGTCGCGGCCACTATCGGCTTTGTCGTCGGTACGGTGCTCGGGACCGTGGCCGGCTACTGGAATGGGACCGTCATCGACAAACTGGCTTCGGCTGTCGCCATCTCCGGGGTTTCAGTGCCACATTACTGGCTGGGCATCGTTCTGGTCGTCGTCTTTTCTGTAAACCTCAACCTGTTGCCCGCCATGGGCGCGGGCGAAGCCTGGGGCGTCGACCGGTTGCGCTTCATGGTACTCCCGGCATTGACGCTCGCCGCCATGCCCGCCGGCATTATCACGCGCTCGGTGAGGGCGCTGGTGGCCGACACGCTGAACAAGGACTTCGTGACCGCACTCGAAGCCAAGGGTCTGAACCAGGGTACGATCTTCCTGCATGTGGTCAAGAACGCCGCCCCAACCGCCATTGCGGTGATCGGGGTCCAGCTTGGCTATCTCATGGCCGGGTCCATCCTCGTCGAAACAGTCTTCTCCTGGCCCGGAACCGGGCTGCTGCTCAATACCGCTATCCTCCAGCGCGACATCCCGCTTCTGCAGGGAACGATTCTGGTGCTCGCGCTGATCTTCGTCGCCCTCAACCTGCTGGTCGATATTGTCCAGCCCTTGTTCGATCCAAGGATGAAACGCGCATGA